GGCGGAAGAGTTGCCCGGCGACCTTGGCCTCCGGTTCCTCCTGCTGCATCGCGGTGCGGCCCTTGGCGATGATTCCGGCGATGCGCGGATCGGCATCGGCCTCCGTGACCTCGGTCCAGCCCGCAGCCTTCGCCGCGGGGCCAACCTTGTCGAACGCGGACTCTCCGTCCGCGCTCTTGAGGTTGAAACACGCCGCCTTGAACGCAGCAAACAGCGGCGATGGCGCAGGGGCGGGTGCCGCCTGCGCCATGCCGAATGCTGCGATGAGGGCGGCTGCCGACATCAGCCGAGCGAGCTGTCGATGCCCTTGCAGGCCACCAGCAGTTCCTTGACCGCGTCGACCGAGACCTGGAGGTTGGCCTTGGCCTCATCGTCCAGCTCGATCTCGACGATCTGCTCGACGCCGCCGGCGCCGATGATCACCGGAACGCCGACATAGAGGTCATCGACGCCGTACTGGCCGGTCAGGTGCGCGGCGCAGGGCAGCAGGCGCTTCTGGTCGTACAGATACGCCTCGGCCATCGCGATGCCGCTGGTGGCGGGGGCGTAGAAGGCCGAGCCGGTCTTGAGCAGGCCGACGATCTCGCCGCCGCCCGAACGGGTGCGCTGAACGATCGCGTCGATGCGCTCCTTGGTCGAGCGGCCCATCTTGATGAGGTCGGGGATCGGGATGCCCGCGACGGTCGAATATTCGACCACCGGCACCATCGTGTCGCCGTGACCGCCGAGCACGAAGCTGTTCACTTCCTTGACCGACACCTTGAACTCATCGGCGAGGAAGTGGCTGAAGCGCGCGCTGTCGAGCACGCCGGCCATGCCGACGACCTTGCTGTGCGGCAGGCCGGAGAATTCGCGCAGCGCCCACACCATCGCGTCGAGCGGGTTGGTGATGCAGATGACGAAGGCATCGGGGGCGTTGGCGGCGATTCCTTCGCCGACGGCCTTCATGACCTTCAAATTGATGCCGAGCAGGTCGTCGCGGCTCATGCCCGGCTTGCGCGCGACGCCGGCGGTGACGATGATGACGTCCGCGCCCGCAATGTCGGCATAATCGTTGCTGCCGGTGATCGTCGCGTCAAAGCCTTCGACCGGGCCGCACTGCGACAGGTCCAGCGCCTTGCCTTGCGGAACGCCCTCGACCACGTCGAACAGGACGATGTCGCCCAGTCCCTTGAGTGCAGCGAGATGGGCAAGCGTGCCGCCGATATTGCCGGCGCCGATAAGGGCGATCTTCTTGCGGGCCAAATGAGCCTCCCTGAACATGCGTTGGGCGGCCTGTCCTACACAATTGGCCGCAGGGACGCGGCGGGCCTTAGGCTCTTTATAGAGGAGGGGCAACCAGTGAATCGCCCGGTGTCAAGAAATCTTTGCATTTGCGAATGAATTGCAATAAAGCTGTTCCGGCTGTTCTACCAGCCGCGCGGCCACCGCCTCCGCCACCTTGATCCCGTCGATCGCGGCGGAGAGGATGCCGCCGGCATAGCCCGCGCCTTCGCCCGCCGGAAACAGGCCGGGGGTGTTGAGGCTTTGCAGGTCGGTGCCCCGGGTGATGCGGACCGGGCTGGAGGTGCGCGTTTCGACCCCGGTCATGATCGCGTCGGGATGGGCGTAGTTGGCGATGCGGCGGCCGAACACGGGCAGCGCCTCGCGAAAAGCCTCGATCACGAACGTCGGCAGGCAGGCGGACAGGTCGGTGGGGGTGACGCCGGGCTTGTAGCTCGGCACCACCTCGCCGATCGCGGTCGAGGCGCGGCCCGCGAGGAGGTCGCCGACGCGCTGGACCGGGGCGTTGTAGTTGGAACCGCCGGCGATGTACGCCAGATCCTCGAACTGGCGTTGGAGCGCGATGCCCGCGAGCGGACCGTCGGGATAGTCGCGCGCCGGATCGATCGCGACGACCAGGCCGGAATTGGCGTTGAACTCGGCGCGCGAATATTGGCTCATGCCGTTGGTGACGACCCGGCCCTCTTCGCTGGTCGCGGCGACGACGCGGCCGCCGGGGCACATGCAGAAGCTGTAGACGCTGCGCCCGTTCGAGGCGTGATGCACCACCGAATAGGCGGCGGGGCCGAGATCGGGGTGTTTGGCGCAATTGCCGAAGCGGGCGGTGTCGATCCATGCCTGGGGATGTTCTATGCGCACGCCGATCGCGAACGGCTTGGCCTCGACATGCACGCCGCGCCGGTGGAGCATCTCGAAGGTCGGCCGCGCGCTATGGCCGACCGCGAGCACGACCATGTCGGTTTCGATGAAGCCGCCGTCGTGGAGGTGCAGCCCGCGCAGATTGCGGCTCGCATCGAGTTCGATATCGTCGACGCGGGTGTTCCAGCGATATTCGCCGCCCAGTTCCTCGATCGTCGCGCGCAGGCTTTCGACCATGGTGACGAGGCGGAAGGTGCCGATATGCGGATGCGCTTCCCACAATATGTCGTCGGGCGCTCCGGCCTTGACGAATTCCTCCAGCACCTTGCGGCCGAGAAAGCGGGGGTCCTTGACCCGGCAATAGAGCTTGCCGTCGGAGAAGGTGCCCGCGCCGCCTTCGCCGAACTGGACATTGCTGTCTGGGTTGAGTTCGCTGCGCCGCCACAGGCCCCAGGTGTCCTTGGTCCGTTGCCGCACCACCTTGCCGCGATCGAGGATGATCGGGCGGAACCCCATCTGCGCGAGGATCAGGCCGGCGAAGATGCCGCACGGACCCGCGCCGATGACGACAGGGCGTTTGCCCGACCAGCCGGCGGGCGCGGTGACCGGCGGGCGGTAGACCATGTCGGGGGTGGGGCGAACGTCCTTGTCATTCGGGAAGCGCGCGAGGACCGCAGCTTCGTCGGTCAGGTCCAGATCGAAGGTGTATACCAGCTGGATAGCATTGCGGCGGCGCGCGTCATTGCCGCGTTTGAACAGTGTCCAGCCGCGCAGTTCCGCGCGCGCGATGCCGAGGCGGTCGCAGATCGCGGCGGGAACCGCCTCGGGCGCATGGTTCAGCGGAAGGTTCAGGCCGGACAGACGGAGCATGGGGTGGCTTTAGGAGGGAATCATCGGGTTTCCAAACATGCGATTGTACGTGGTCACCCTCACCCTTCCGGCGCTTCGCGCCTCCCTCCCTCTCCCGATGGGAGAGGGAAGGGCCCGCGCGCGCAGCGCGTGGGAAGCGTGAGGGTGAACAGGCTTGCCGCCCCCTTCATTCCCGTTAAACCCTTGCGTCAAAGGGATTGGGGGATTCTGGACATGGCGACCACCGCGGACGAGGCGTTGGCACAGCGCGAACCGAGCAAGGCGGAGATGCGGCAGGTGGTGACCGCGTCGTCGCTGGGCACCGTGTTCGAATGGTATGACTTCTTCATCTACGGCACGCTCGCCGCGTCGGGGATCATCGGGCGCACCTTCTTCGCGACCGGCAACCCGGTGCTTGAGGCGCTTTATGCCTGGGCGGGGTTCGCCGTAGGCTTCGGCTTCCGCCCGCTCGGTGCGGTATTGTTCGGATATCTGGGTGACAAGCTCGGACGCAAATACACTTTCCTCGTGACCATCACGCTGATGGGTGTGGCGACCGCAGGCGTGGGGCTGGTGCCATCCTATGCCAGCATCGGGGTCGCCGCGCCGATGATCGTCATTGGCCTTCGCATCCTTCAGGGCCTCGCGCTGGGCGGCGAGTATGGCGGGGCGGCGATCTATGTCGCGGAGCATTCGCCGCCGGGGCAGGCCGGCTATCACACCAGCTTCATCCAGGCGAGCGTGTCGGCGGGATTCATCCTGAGCCTGGCGGTCGTGCTGGCGACGCGGTTCGCGATGCCGGCCGGAACCTTCGATGACTGGGGCTGGCGCCTGCCCTTCATCTTTTCGATCGCGCTGCTCGCGATCTCGCTGTGGATGCGGGTCAAGCTGAACGAAAGCCCGGTGTTCAAGGCGATGAAGGCGTCGGGCGAGATTGCGCGCAATCCGCTGAAAGAGAGCTTCACCTATCCCGGCAACTGGCGGCGGCTGATGGTCGCGCTGTTCGGGATCGCGGCAGGTTTGACCGTGATCTGGTACACCGCGACCTTCTCGGTCCTGTCCTTCCTGCAAGGGCCGATGCGGGTCGAGCCGGTGGTTGCGCAACTGCTCGCCGCCGGGGGCGCGGCGGCGGGGCTGTTCTGGTTCATCCTGTTCGGCAAGCTCTCCGACAAGATCGGGCGGAAAAAGCCGATCATCATCGGCTATGGCTTTACGCTGTTGCTGCTGTTCCCGCTGTTCTGGGCGATGGGCCATGCCGCCAATCCGGGGCTGGCCGAGGCGGCGAAGCGATCGCCGGTGGTCGTGTCCGGGCCCGACTGCTCCTATGATCCCTTTGCCGGCCAGCAATCGACGACCTGCGGGCAGCTGATGGATTACCTGACCAAGAAGGGGATTCCCTATACGCAGGCAGTGACCCCGTCGGCATCGGTGGCGATCGGCAGCGTCCCGGTCGTGTCGAACACCGCGACCGATATCGACGCCGCGCTGGCTGATGCAGGCTACTCGCTCGACAGGGTGACCCCGGGGACGGTCGATCTGATCCTGATCCTGATCGCCATCGTCGCGCTGGCGGCGCTGTCCGGGGCGACTTACGGCCCGGTCGCGGCGCTGCTGACCGAGCTGTTCCCGCCGCGCATCCGCTACAGTTCGATGTCGATCCCCTATCATATCGGCACCGGCTACTTCGGCGGATTTCTGCCGCTGATCAGCCAGTATATGGTCGCCAAGAGCGGCGATCCATACACGGGCCTGTGGTACACCTGGATCGTGGTCGCGATGGCACTGGTGGTGACCGTCTTCTTCCTCAAGGAACGCGATCTGGTTCAGCAGTGATTGCGGTGAGCACGCGCTGTGCCTAACCGGGCGACATGATCGCTTCCCCGCTTCGCCTGCGCCTCGACCGCGCCGCGCTCGTCGCCAACTGGCAAACGCTTGCCGCGATGAGCGGGGGCGCTGCTTGCGGCGCGGCGGTGAAGGCGAACGGCTATGGGCTGGGTGCGCGGGAGGTGGTGCGGCATCTGGGAGAGGCGGGATGCCGCGATTTCTTTGTCGCGACATGGAGCGAGGCGCTGGCGCTGGCGGAGGCGGGCGTGGCGGTGTCGGTGCTGCACGGTGTGCGCGACGCCGACATGGCGGTCGCGCGGGCGGCGAGCCATGCGCGGCCTGTGCTCAACAGCGTGCAGCAGGTACGCCGCTGGCGTGAGGCGGGCGGGGGCGCATGCGACGTGATGGTCGATACCGGCATGAACCGGCTCGGCATCCGGCCCGAGGATGTTGCGGCGGGGCTGCTCGACGGTTTGCAAGTCGAGACGCTGATGAGTCACCTTGCCAGCGCGGACGAGGATGTGCCGCTCAACGTCAGCCAGCGCGACAGCTTTGCCGCGCTGCGCGGCCAGACGGGGGCGCGGCGGATGAGCCTGGCCAATTCGGCGGGGATCACGCTGGGGCGCGACTATGCATTTGACCTCACCCGACCGGGGGTCGCTCTGTACGGTGCGGTGCCGGTTCCCGCGTTGGCCGGGCGGATGCGGCAGGTGGTGACGCCCGAGGCCCAGATTCTGCAGCGACGGCTGGTGTCGGCGGGGGAGGGCGTGGGCTATAACCTCGGTTGGATCGCAGCTGTGGATACCGAGGTGGCGATCGTCAATCTTGGCTATGCCGACGGCTATCTGCGCTGCTTCTCCAATAAGGGTGTGGCGATCGCCGGCGGGATCGAAATGCGGGTGATCGGGCGGGTGTCGATGGACCTGACCGCAGTCGATGTGAGCGCCGCGCCGGATTTGGGCGAGGGTGACTGGCTGGCCTTTGGCTATGATCTGCCCGCGACGTCCGCCCTGTCGGGCCTGTCGCAATATGAGCTGCTGACCGGGTTGGGCGCGCGGTACGACCGGATCTGGGAATAGGTCCAGCTTCGGTTCAGCGTTGCGAAAGGCGCGATCCGGTACCATGTTGGGTAACAGAGGAGTGGACCGCCATGCGTAGTGCATTTGCCGCCGCCGCCCTTGCCGCCCTGGTCCTGCCGGGTGTCGCAACGGCCGATGAAAAACCGTATCCGAAGGGCGAAGCGCAACTCGCCAAGATGCTCGAAGGGCGTGTTGCCGGGAAGCCGGTACGCTGCCTGCCGAGCTCGCGGCTCGACCAGAGCACGGTGATCGACAAGACCGCGATCGTCTATCGCAGCGGATCGAAGCTCTACGTCAACCGCCCGCGTGGCGGGGCCGACCAGTTGAGCGACGACGAGATCCTGGTGACCAAAATCTATGGTAGCCAGCTGTGCAACATCGACAAGATCGACCTTGTCGATCGCACGTCGCGCATGTGGAGCGGGTTTGTCGTGCTGGGCGATTTCGTGCCCTACACCAGGGTCAAGGACGCGCGCTGAACCTGTTCGGAGTGGTAGGATAGCGGGTCGGCGGGTTTCTCGCCGGCCCTTTTTTGTCGTGTAGCGGGCCGGTGCCGCAACCGTTTCAGCGCAGCTGAGACAGATTCCGCGCAAAAAGAAGGGGCCGCTCCCGAAGGAGCGGCCCCCAATTTTTTCGGTCCTGTCCCGGACTACATCCGGATGCGGAAACCGGCGTAGAAGTAACGGCCAGTGACCGGCCAGATGCCGCTGCCAGCGCCGGTGCCGGTGGCACCCAGCGGCGGCAGTTCGTCGGTGAGGTTGTCGATGCCCATGTAGAAGCGATACTTCTCACCCACCTT
The genomic region above belongs to Sphingomonas sp. J315 and contains:
- the mdh gene encoding malate dehydrogenase — its product is MARKKIALIGAGNIGGTLAHLAALKGLGDIVLFDVVEGVPQGKALDLSQCGPVEGFDATITGSNDYADIAGADVIIVTAGVARKPGMSRDDLLGINLKVMKAVGEGIAANAPDAFVICITNPLDAMVWALREFSGLPHSKVVGMAGVLDSARFSHFLADEFKVSVKEVNSFVLGGHGDTMVPVVEYSTVAGIPIPDLIKMGRSTKERIDAIVQRTRSGGGEIVGLLKTGSAFYAPATSGIAMAEAYLYDQKRLLPCAAHLTGQYGVDDLYVGVPVIIGAGGVEQIVEIELDDEAKANLQVSVDAVKELLVACKGIDSSLG
- a CDS encoding NAD(P)/FAD-dependent oxidoreductase, which produces MLRLSGLNLPLNHAPEAVPAAICDRLGIARAELRGWTLFKRGNDARRRNAIQLVYTFDLDLTDEAAVLARFPNDKDVRPTPDMVYRPPVTAPAGWSGKRPVVIGAGPCGIFAGLILAQMGFRPIILDRGKVVRQRTKDTWGLWRRSELNPDSNVQFGEGGAGTFSDGKLYCRVKDPRFLGRKVLEEFVKAGAPDDILWEAHPHIGTFRLVTMVESLRATIEELGGEYRWNTRVDDIELDASRNLRGLHLHDGGFIETDMVVLAVGHSARPTFEMLHRRGVHVEAKPFAIGVRIEHPQAWIDTARFGNCAKHPDLGPAAYSVVHHASNGRSVYSFCMCPGGRVVAATSEEGRVVTNGMSQYSRAEFNANSGLVVAIDPARDYPDGPLAGIALQRQFEDLAYIAGGSNYNAPVQRVGDLLAGRASTAIGEVVPSYKPGVTPTDLSACLPTFVIEAFREALPVFGRRIANYAHPDAIMTGVETRTSSPVRITRGTDLQSLNTPGLFPAGEGAGYAGGILSAAIDGIKVAEAVAARLVEQPEQLYCNSFANAKIS
- a CDS encoding MFS transporter — encoded protein: MATTADEALAQREPSKAEMRQVVTASSLGTVFEWYDFFIYGTLAASGIIGRTFFATGNPVLEALYAWAGFAVGFGFRPLGAVLFGYLGDKLGRKYTFLVTITLMGVATAGVGLVPSYASIGVAAPMIVIGLRILQGLALGGEYGGAAIYVAEHSPPGQAGYHTSFIQASVSAGFILSLAVVLATRFAMPAGTFDDWGWRLPFIFSIALLAISLWMRVKLNESPVFKAMKASGEIARNPLKESFTYPGNWRRLMVALFGIAAGLTVIWYTATFSVLSFLQGPMRVEPVVAQLLAAGGAAAGLFWFILFGKLSDKIGRKKPIIIGYGFTLLLLFPLFWAMGHAANPGLAEAAKRSPVVVSGPDCSYDPFAGQQSTTCGQLMDYLTKKGIPYTQAVTPSASVAIGSVPVVSNTATDIDAALADAGYSLDRVTPGTVDLILILIAIVALAALSGATYGPVAALLTELFPPRIRYSSMSIPYHIGTGYFGGFLPLISQYMVAKSGDPYTGLWYTWIVVAMALVVTVFFLKERDLVQQ
- the alr gene encoding alanine racemase, which translates into the protein MIASPLRLRLDRAALVANWQTLAAMSGGAACGAAVKANGYGLGAREVVRHLGEAGCRDFFVATWSEALALAEAGVAVSVLHGVRDADMAVARAASHARPVLNSVQQVRRWREAGGGACDVMVDTGMNRLGIRPEDVAAGLLDGLQVETLMSHLASADEDVPLNVSQRDSFAALRGQTGARRMSLANSAGITLGRDYAFDLTRPGVALYGAVPVPALAGRMRQVVTPEAQILQRRLVSAGEGVGYNLGWIAAVDTEVAIVNLGYADGYLRCFSNKGVAIAGGIEMRVIGRVSMDLTAVDVSAAPDLGEGDWLAFGYDLPATSALSGLSQYELLTGLGARYDRIWE